In one window of Streptosporangium sp. NBC_01495 DNA:
- a CDS encoding helix-turn-helix domain-containing protein yields the protein MSDYDESCGLRIKEMRQRRGLSQAQLAGPELSDSYISLIESGKRTPAPGVLELLAARLGCSRKYLVDGVTSEQVEEIELGLKQARLALEHGDPAEARGRYSELLAASELTRLPEQRRVAEFGLALAAEALGDVEDAIAGLMSLGESEWGKDPQRRIEIAVALSRCHRGRHDLHQATRVAEEIFDCVMPEWSEAMVELGVVLMAVYAERGDLLRAWYVGEEVQAGASTVGRPGVVMCVYWMQASIAAEDGRVNDAIELAARALAADTGAGEPRDRARLVLTHAQIVLAAQPVEVAECRDMLVKLNDDLQEVAGATIERAECAHYLARSELMLGSPKRALEHLYAVLARIELLPRSLQLRSRLLAAEIMVSLGRHQEAALDVRTARDWLLQEPATRRSARGWLIVASVLERIGDRPGSVEAYQQAVAAVG from the coding sequence GTGAGTGACTACGACGAATCGTGCGGGCTCCGGATCAAGGAGATGCGCCAACGGCGAGGGCTGAGCCAGGCGCAACTGGCTGGTCCGGAGTTGTCCGACAGCTACATCTCGCTCATCGAGTCCGGTAAACGCACCCCGGCGCCCGGTGTTCTCGAGCTGCTCGCCGCCCGGCTGGGGTGCTCGCGGAAGTATCTGGTCGACGGGGTGACGAGCGAACAGGTCGAAGAGATCGAGCTCGGCCTGAAACAAGCGCGGCTGGCGCTGGAGCACGGTGATCCAGCCGAAGCCCGCGGCCGCTACAGCGAGCTGCTTGCTGCTTCTGAACTGACTCGCTTGCCCGAGCAGCGTCGCGTCGCGGAGTTTGGGCTCGCGCTGGCGGCTGAGGCCCTGGGCGACGTGGAGGATGCGATCGCAGGGCTGATGTCGCTGGGCGAGAGTGAATGGGGGAAGGATCCACAGCGGCGCATTGAGATCGCGGTGGCGCTGTCGCGTTGTCATCGCGGGCGTCATGATCTGCACCAGGCGACTCGGGTCGCGGAGGAGATCTTCGACTGTGTGATGCCTGAGTGGAGTGAGGCGATGGTAGAGCTCGGGGTGGTGTTGATGGCCGTCTACGCAGAGCGCGGCGATCTGCTTCGGGCTTGGTACGTCGGCGAGGAGGTACAAGCCGGGGCGAGCACGGTGGGCAGGCCTGGAGTCGTGATGTGCGTTTACTGGATGCAGGCATCCATCGCGGCGGAGGACGGGCGTGTTAACGACGCGATCGAGCTGGCGGCTAGAGCCTTGGCTGCTGATACGGGCGCCGGGGAGCCCAGAGATCGAGCTCGGCTCGTGCTCACTCACGCCCAGATTGTGCTGGCCGCGCAGCCGGTCGAGGTAGCCGAGTGTCGCGACATGCTGGTGAAGTTGAATGATGACCTGCAGGAGGTTGCCGGCGCCACGATCGAGCGGGCTGAGTGCGCACATTACCTTGCGCGATCGGAGCTCATGCTTGGGTCGCCGAAGCGGGCCTTGGAGCACCTGTACGCGGTTTTGGCGAGGATAGAGTTGTTGCCTCGGTCGCTGCAGTTGCGTAGCCGTTTGCTGGCCGCGGAGATCATGGTGTCGCTGGGAAGGCATCAGGAGGCAGCGCTGGATGTGAGGACAGCGCGTGACTGGCTTCTGCAGGAACCAGCGACGCGCCGTAGCGCCCGCGGGTGGCTGATCGTGGCCTCGGTGCTGGAGCGGATCGGTGATCGGCCAGGCAGTGTAGAGGCCTACCAGCAGGCTGTAGCAGCCGTGGGGTAG
- a CDS encoding endonuclease/exonuclease/phosphatase family protein, whose product MDLKVGTYNLRDGGIDNGVDARLGLQLEMLKNQGFDVLALLEAKRWNRDRRRLLYRAEAALNMRATLVKSSHHGCHLVLCVNTDRVQIVDDRHERGHPYWHGVVGHRIVVDGRVEADVVAVHQAPSSPQIRLAEAESLQLVAKAAAGRPLVLMGDFNAVPSNHIGTSGSARKRDRRPALALEEKLFDVGAVWGDHTPTVGHEPGSMAYRADRIYTNLLPEAVIDYAVVPEEAPLSDHLLVRATFSLGSGAA is encoded by the coding sequence ATGGATCTGAAAGTCGGAACTTACAATCTCCGCGATGGTGGCATCGACAACGGGGTGGACGCCCGGCTCGGCCTCCAGTTGGAAATGCTCAAAAACCAGGGCTTCGACGTGTTGGCTCTGCTGGAGGCCAAGCGGTGGAACCGCGACCGCAGACGGCTCCTGTACCGAGCCGAGGCCGCCCTGAACATGCGGGCCACGCTGGTGAAGTCCTCACACCACGGCTGCCACCTGGTCTTGTGCGTCAACACCGACCGGGTGCAGATAGTCGATGACCGTCACGAGCGGGGGCATCCGTACTGGCACGGCGTGGTCGGCCATCGGATCGTCGTTGACGGCCGCGTAGAAGCGGACGTGGTGGCCGTGCATCAGGCACCGTCCAGCCCGCAGATCCGGCTCGCGGAGGCGGAGAGCCTGCAACTCGTGGCCAAGGCCGCCGCGGGGCGCCCGCTGGTTCTCATGGGCGATTTCAACGCGGTCCCGTCCAATCACATCGGTACCTCCGGCAGCGCCCGTAAACGGGACCGCCGTCCCGCGCTGGCGCTGGAGGAGAAGCTGTTCGACGTGGGAGCGGTGTGGGGAGATCACACACCGACTGTGGGACACGAACCGGGCTCCATGGCGTATCGGGCTGACCGGATCTACACCAACCTCCTGCCGGAGGCCGTCATCGACTACGCGGTGGTGCCCGAAGAGGCACCTCTGTCTGATCACCTGCTGGTGAGGGCCACGTTTTCGCTCGGGTCTGGTGCCGCATGA
- a CDS encoding HAD family hydrolase: MALDYGGTLTDPDAPIDLNLGMRPVCPLVAETLHELHESGYGLILASNTAADLRQDRQAALRAAGVLDLFTATLTSADLLIAKPSAAFYRLVLAAAGCPPDQVTFVGNNLLKDVVQPMAHGMRAVFLTRSPRMAEELPKGVSVISHLKELPPLLMAGAT; encoded by the coding sequence GTGGCGCTGGACTACGGCGGCACCCTGACCGATCCAGACGCGCCGATCGATCTCAACCTCGGCATGCGGCCGGTCTGCCCCCTCGTTGCGGAAACCCTGCACGAACTCCACGAAAGTGGATATGGACTGATTCTCGCCTCCAACACCGCTGCGGATCTCAGGCAGGACCGACAGGCCGCACTGCGGGCAGCGGGGGTCCTGGACTTGTTCACCGCGACCCTGACCTCCGCGGACCTACTCATCGCCAAACCCTCTGCGGCGTTCTACCGGCTGGTGCTGGCCGCGGCCGGCTGCCCTCCCGACCAGGTGACGTTCGTAGGAAACAACCTGCTTAAGGACGTCGTCCAACCGATGGCCCATGGCATGAGAGCGGTGTTCCTGACGAGAAGCCCCCGGATGGCCGAAGAACTTCCCAAGGGCGTTTCAGTGATCTCACACCTGAAGGAACTACCCCCGCTCCTCATGGCAGGCGCAACCTGA
- a CDS encoding DEAD/DEAH box helicase, with translation MSRVLWPHQEQAVQAVVAEVAHGGRCNVVMACGTGKTIVGAEVSRQLAQAGRVLIVVPTIALANQMANNYADYLGSGVGRVIAVCSDNTAASLALEELDADLARVDGVATTDPGRLVELLAASGRATGITTYQSLGVIAEVHRAGIGSWDLMVIDEAHRSAGRVGRAWSILHDNAQIPAKRRLYMTATARMMSSKRYETFSMDDPAVFGSTVSRLEFGKAIAQRLLADYHVAVVVVSDQEIASLIASGDLLAVDGHTVPADMLAKQIALLRACAEHGLKRVITYHHRVLSAKRFAETLPNAATLEGRVPLHLLHADHVSGDMTLEARRTVLRMLDPTSRKTVVVANARVLTEGVDVPELDAVMFADPRDSGTDVVQAIGRALRRGTSENKIATIIVPIVLNPGQSAEAALEGSQFDMVWRVVRALRAHDERLADWLDENRVRFTTLNRDPEQRAPHEPPAWLTLSGAAVPDGFASALTLRMLQTTTSEWLDHYAAARAFHAEHGHLRVPRSYDTNNGLRLHFWLTDQRYQHKINRLSRERFQLLDALGMEWDLAEAKWQEGFRQAKAYVAEHGHLWVPTAYVTADGYPLDTWLQTQRALRRKKLLAPEREAALTELGIVWEPRKSRAQQLLDRLAAYAAKHGHANVPSHYTSPDGYTLGSALIARRRAWKDGTLPANEVAALQRLGVHINPLQVNADQAFQDSLQRLRTYATKHGDHNPPRKYITPDGYALGIWLAGIRYKYREGQLAAEQIAELEKLGVKLNPRASAWQAGIDHLRAFVAEHDHGDVPTLYVCPDGYPLGRWLETVRTQQGRGRVLAARVEELRELGARLNPDAPPPPQQLSRVDRRDLTEDEIAKLRALPREQLREPILALIADRVPQRQIYRALGVGPNVMARILSDDNGSP, from the coding sequence ATGAGCAGGGTGTTGTGGCCCCACCAGGAACAGGCGGTGCAGGCCGTCGTCGCCGAAGTCGCCCACGGCGGCCGGTGCAATGTCGTGATGGCCTGCGGCACCGGGAAGACCATCGTCGGCGCGGAGGTGTCGCGACAGCTCGCGCAGGCGGGCCGGGTTCTGATCGTGGTCCCCACCATCGCCCTGGCCAACCAGATGGCCAACAACTACGCCGACTACCTCGGCTCCGGGGTAGGGCGAGTGATCGCGGTCTGCTCCGATAACACAGCCGCGTCCCTGGCGCTCGAGGAACTGGACGCAGACCTCGCCCGGGTCGACGGGGTGGCCACGACCGATCCCGGCAGGCTCGTCGAACTGCTCGCGGCGTCCGGCCGCGCCACCGGCATCACCACCTACCAGTCGCTGGGCGTCATCGCCGAAGTCCACCGGGCAGGCATCGGCTCGTGGGACCTGATGGTGATCGACGAGGCGCACCGCAGCGCTGGCCGCGTAGGGCGGGCGTGGTCGATCCTCCATGACAACGCACAGATCCCAGCCAAACGCCGCCTATATATGACGGCGACGGCGCGGATGATGTCCTCGAAGCGGTACGAGACGTTCAGCATGGACGACCCCGCGGTGTTCGGCTCGACCGTGTCCCGGCTGGAGTTCGGTAAGGCCATCGCCCAGAGGTTGCTGGCCGACTACCACGTCGCTGTGGTCGTGGTAAGCGACCAGGAGATCGCCTCCCTCATCGCCAGCGGTGACCTGCTGGCCGTCGACGGGCACACGGTGCCGGCCGACATGCTCGCCAAGCAGATCGCGTTGCTGCGAGCCTGCGCCGAGCACGGCCTGAAGCGAGTCATCACCTACCACCACCGTGTGCTGTCGGCGAAGCGGTTCGCCGAGACGCTGCCCAACGCCGCCACCCTGGAGGGGCGGGTGCCGCTGCATCTCCTGCACGCCGACCACGTATCGGGAGATATGACACTGGAGGCCCGCCGCACGGTGCTGCGGATGCTCGACCCGACCAGCCGCAAGACGGTGGTGGTGGCCAACGCGCGGGTACTGACCGAGGGCGTGGACGTCCCGGAGCTGGACGCGGTGATGTTCGCCGATCCCCGCGACTCGGGCACCGACGTGGTGCAGGCGATCGGGCGGGCCCTTCGCCGCGGCACCTCAGAAAACAAGATCGCCACGATCATCGTGCCGATCGTCCTCAACCCCGGGCAGAGCGCTGAGGCCGCACTGGAAGGCTCGCAGTTCGACATGGTGTGGCGGGTGGTTCGAGCGCTGCGCGCCCACGATGAGCGGCTGGCCGACTGGCTGGACGAAAATCGGGTGCGCTTCACCACCCTCAACAGGGACCCGGAACAGAGAGCACCGCACGAGCCGCCGGCGTGGCTGACGCTGTCGGGCGCCGCGGTGCCAGATGGCTTCGCCTCCGCGCTCACCCTGCGCATGTTGCAGACCACTACATCAGAGTGGCTGGACCACTACGCCGCCGCTCGCGCTTTCCACGCCGAGCACGGTCACCTAAGAGTGCCGCGCTCCTACGACACCAATAACGGGCTCCGGCTCCATTTCTGGCTGACCGACCAGCGCTACCAACACAAGATAAACCGCCTGTCTCGCGAGCGGTTCCAACTGCTGGACGCGCTCGGCATGGAATGGGACCTCGCCGAGGCCAAATGGCAAGAAGGCTTCAGGCAAGCGAAGGCGTACGTCGCCGAACACGGCCACCTGTGGGTTCCCACAGCGTATGTGACAGCCGATGGCTATCCGCTCGACACCTGGTTGCAAACCCAGCGGGCCTTGCGCCGTAAAAAGCTCCTCGCCCCGGAGCGCGAGGCAGCCCTAACCGAACTCGGTATCGTATGGGAGCCCAGGAAAAGCCGAGCCCAGCAGTTGCTGGATCGGCTGGCTGCCTACGCCGCCAAACACGGCCACGCCAACGTCCCCTCCCACTACACCAGCCCAGACGGGTACACACTCGGCTCGGCGCTCATCGCACGACGGAGGGCGTGGAAAGACGGCACGCTACCGGCCAACGAAGTGGCCGCGCTGCAGCGTCTCGGCGTCCACATCAACCCCCTCCAAGTGAACGCAGACCAGGCGTTCCAAGACTCGCTGCAGCGGCTGCGGACCTACGCCACCAAACACGGCGATCACAACCCTCCGCGCAAGTACATCACGCCGGACGGTTACGCGCTCGGCATCTGGCTCGCCGGCATACGCTACAAATACCGCGAAGGCCAACTCGCCGCAGAACAGATCGCCGAGCTTGAGAAACTCGGCGTGAAATTGAACCCGCGGGCCTCCGCCTGGCAGGCCGGCATCGACCACCTGCGCGCCTTCGTCGCCGAGCACGACCACGGCGACGTGCCCACCCTCTACGTCTGCCCCGACGGATACCCGCTGGGGAGGTGGCTGGAGACTGTGCGAACCCAGCAAGGGCGAGGGCGGGTGCTCGCCGCCCGGGTGGAAGAACTTCGTGAGCTGGGGGCCCGACTCAACCCAGACGCCCCACCGCCGCCGCAGCAGCTTTCACGCGTCGACCGTCGCGACCTCACCGAAGACGAGATCGCGAAGCTACGGGCGCTGCCACGCGAGCAGCTTCGAGAGCCGATCTTGGCGCTCATCGCCGACCGCGTACCGCAACGTCAGATCTATCGCGCCCTCGGCGTCGGACCCAACGTAATGGCACGCATCCTTAGTGACGACAACGGCAGCCCGTAA
- a CDS encoding relaxase/mobilization nuclease domain-containing protein → MIAKVLYGSRTVGLLHYLYGPGKREEHRNPHLVAAWESRTPEPAHAPEETTAREAALWRLARRLDRPVHGYTGTVTQHVWHTSVRCAPEDGTLDDAQWGLIARRLVAAAGVASEGDAGGCRWVAIRHADDHIHIVATLVRQDRKRPNLRGDFYRLREECRAIERELGLRITAAADRSSASRPTRGEQEKARRLTPAAGPHASAEAGRAEVLTARETLAAAVRQAAVAAGSDDDFFSGLRAAGLNVKLRRLLSGDIVGYSVNMPGDRAGDDTPIWFGGSRLAPDLSLPRVRQRWGDVAGGERVEEHAAAAPQSQSPVPSRPLTRAQRRAAAWQQAGEAVEQARAVLSSAGDPRSAAAAAALADLLTAAASQAPSVVRRELVLAARAFEQAGRMPWRQTQASRQIRGAMWALLDAGRALSSGHEGVAVLKLIVAAVAAVRAVSARHQAAQMQAHARAARLAAAHLQSAAERLGARPRARADYHAATRPDLRYAVCQAVAGQADPAQVLADPAWPALAGMLARIEAMGADPAVVLREVVAQRPLREGSSSTARSVARVLVWRLQHWAAAGSHSTATRGEEPVVADRPARSAPSGVATASRPPSAGTAAARAAARQEQFVARAAVAVVETQRCSIAMIQQKVWVNEGKARELLRELRRRGFVAPAPNGKGEVVLVSREALPALREVAAARGQAVRLTSATASVAPPVSSRSGPLAASSPQGTKPPRRGR, encoded by the coding sequence ATGATCGCCAAGGTTTTGTACGGCAGCCGGACCGTTGGGTTGTTGCATTACCTGTATGGGCCGGGAAAGCGCGAAGAACATCGCAATCCGCACCTAGTGGCGGCGTGGGAGAGCAGAACGCCGGAACCGGCACACGCACCGGAGGAGACGACAGCGCGTGAGGCCGCACTGTGGCGGTTGGCTCGACGTCTAGATCGGCCCGTGCACGGCTACACCGGGACGGTGACGCAGCATGTTTGGCACACCTCGGTACGATGCGCCCCTGAAGACGGCACCTTAGATGATGCGCAGTGGGGCCTGATCGCACGGCGCCTGGTAGCGGCAGCCGGTGTCGCCTCAGAGGGAGATGCCGGCGGCTGCAGGTGGGTAGCGATCCGGCACGCCGACGACCACATCCACATCGTTGCCACCTTGGTGCGCCAAGACCGCAAGCGCCCGAATTTACGCGGTGACTTTTATCGGCTGCGTGAGGAATGCCGAGCGATCGAGCGCGAGCTCGGACTGCGCATCACGGCTGCCGCCGATCGCAGCTCCGCCTCCCGGCCCACTCGCGGTGAGCAAGAAAAAGCCCGCCGTCTCACCCCGGCCGCCGGGCCACACGCGTCGGCCGAAGCGGGACGCGCCGAGGTGCTCACCGCTCGGGAGACGCTCGCCGCGGCGGTGCGCCAAGCCGCTGTCGCCGCCGGTAGCGATGATGATTTTTTCAGCGGGCTGCGCGCGGCCGGGCTGAACGTCAAGCTGCGGCGTCTGCTGTCCGGGGACATCGTCGGCTACTCGGTTAACATGCCCGGTGACCGGGCGGGTGACGATACACCGATCTGGTTTGGTGGCTCGCGTCTGGCACCGGATCTGTCGCTGCCACGGGTCCGGCAGCGCTGGGGCGACGTAGCCGGCGGTGAGCGGGTCGAAGAACACGCCGCTGCCGCACCGCAGTCGCAATCCCCGGTGCCGTCGCGGCCGCTCACCCGTGCCCAGCGGCGCGCCGCAGCCTGGCAGCAGGCCGGCGAGGCGGTGGAACAGGCTCGCGCGGTATTGAGCTCGGCCGGGGATCCACGAAGCGCCGCAGCGGCTGCGGCGCTGGCTGATCTGCTGACCGCGGCCGCCAGCCAGGCCCCCAGCGTGGTGCGCCGGGAACTGGTGCTGGCCGCTCGGGCGTTCGAGCAGGCCGGGCGGATGCCCTGGCGCCAGACGCAGGCGTCGCGGCAGATACGAGGGGCGATGTGGGCGCTCCTGGACGCCGGACGGGCATTGTCATCGGGACATGAGGGCGTTGCCGTCCTGAAGTTGATCGTCGCCGCCGTGGCTGCGGTACGCGCGGTATCAGCCCGTCATCAGGCCGCGCAGATGCAGGCTCACGCCCGCGCGGCGCGCCTGGCGGCCGCGCACCTGCAAAGCGCCGCCGAGCGCCTGGGCGCGCGACCTCGGGCCCGGGCCGACTACCATGCCGCGACGCGGCCGGATCTGCGGTATGCGGTGTGCCAAGCGGTAGCCGGCCAGGCTGATCCCGCTCAGGTGCTGGCCGATCCGGCGTGGCCCGCCCTGGCGGGGATGCTGGCCCGAATCGAGGCGATGGGAGCCGACCCCGCCGTCGTGCTACGCGAAGTGGTCGCCCAGCGTCCGCTGCGCGAGGGCTCCTCCAGTACGGCGCGCAGTGTCGCTCGCGTGCTGGTGTGGCGCCTGCAGCACTGGGCTGCCGCAGGCTCTCACAGCACGGCGACGCGGGGTGAGGAGCCGGTAGTGGCCGACCGCCCGGCGCGATCAGCGCCGTCGGGTGTGGCAACAGCGAGCCGACCGCCTTCGGCGGGAACGGCGGCCGCGCGGGCCGCAGCCCGCCAAGAGCAGTTCGTCGCCCGTGCCGCTGTCGCCGTGGTGGAGACTCAGAGGTGCTCCATCGCGATGATCCAGCAGAAGGTGTGGGTCAACGAGGGTAAAGCGCGAGAGTTACTGAGAGAGCTGCGACGCCGCGGGTTTGTCGCTCCGGCGCCGAACGGGAAGGGCGAGGTGGTGCTGGTCTCACGGGAGGCGTTGCCCGCGTTGCGAGAGGTGGCTGCGGCCCGTGGGCAAGCGGTGCGGCTGACGTCAGCGACGGCTTCCGTAGCACCGCCCGTTTCCTCACGCTCAGGTCCGTTGGCGGCTTCCTCGCCCCAGGGGACCAAGCCGCCACGCCGAGGTCGGTAG